From a single Candidatus Schekmanbacteria bacterium genomic region:
- a CDS encoding sulfatase, whose protein sequence is MKIVRHSPFRRIVIVLLLIAAAVSGAYFVFSRKGSDIITALRGYQNQYNVVLITIDTLRADRLGCYGYKKDVSPAIDKFAGESVRFENAIIQVPYTGPSHCSILTGKYAANHGVMSNGYKLSPDNITLAEVLKEYDYSTGAAIGAWVLKKMYDYNQGFDSYLEDKSGERRASSVNKDILPWIKNNKNKKFFAWIHYYDVHCAYNPPKKFKEKFGQGYSGELNPKKKCGDTYYNKVQMEARDVEYVKNMYDGEIAYTDSKINGVLKKLKKWGLFENTIIVITSDHGEELHEHGKFGHDYALCDYEVKVPLIIHYPGMKLSNRVVSEQVDSISIMPTILELLGIPSPDGIDGKSFANLLKGEGYKEEPAYMRLAFEKNTEHEYAVRTRDFKLLAVKGKGKELYNLKDDPNEDNNLVSRINEFPAAAALSDSLDKFMANEEKANIEHQQNIQGETVEKLKSLGYLQ, encoded by the coding sequence ATGAAGATAGTTAGACATAGTCCTTTCAGGAGAATTGTAATTGTACTTCTTCTCATAGCTGCAGCGGTGAGTGGAGCGTATTTTGTTTTCTCCAGGAAAGGGTCTGATATTATTACCGCATTAAGGGGCTACCAGAATCAGTACAATGTAGTTCTTATTACTATAGATACACTAAGAGCTGACAGACTTGGCTGTTATGGATATAAGAAAGATGTCTCTCCTGCAATCGACAAATTCGCCGGCGAGTCAGTCAGGTTTGAAAATGCAATAATCCAGGTTCCTTATACAGGCCCATCTCATTGCTCAATCTTGACAGGAAAATATGCGGCAAATCATGGTGTGATGAGCAACGGATATAAACTTTCACCCGATAACATCACGCTTGCCGAGGTTCTTAAAGAGTATGATTATAGCACAGGAGCGGCAATAGGAGCCTGGGTGTTGAAAAAAATGTATGACTACAATCAGGGTTTTGATTCTTATTTGGAGGACAAGAGCGGAGAAAGAAGAGCATCAAGTGTTAATAAAGACATTTTGCCCTGGATAAAAAATAACAAAAATAAAAAATTCTTCGCATGGATCCACTATTATGATGTGCATTGCGCTTATAATCCGCCAAAAAAATTCAAGGAGAAATTTGGGCAAGGCTATTCAGGTGAACTCAATCCAAAAAAGAAATGCGGTGATACCTATTATAATAAGGTACAAATGGAAGCCAGGGACGTGGAATATGTGAAAAATATGTATGATGGAGAGATAGCGTACACTGACAGTAAAATAAATGGTGTTCTGAAAAAACTTAAGAAGTGGGGACTGTTTGAGAATACAATTATAGTCATTACTTCAGATCATGGCGAAGAGCTGCATGAGCATGGTAAGTTCGGGCATGATTACGCGCTTTGCGATTACGAGGTCAAGGTTCCACTGATCATCCATTATCCCGGCATGAAATTATCCAACAGAGTTGTTTCCGAACAGGTTGACAGCATTTCTATAATGCCGACCATACTTGAGTTGTTAGGTATTCCCTCTCCTGACGGAATAGACGGCAAAAGTTTTGCGAATTTGCTGAAAGGCGAAGGATACAAAGAAGAGCCCGCATATATGAGGCTTGCGTTTGAGAAAAACACTGAACATGAATATGCAGTGAGAACCAGAGATTTTAAGCTGCTTGCGGTTAAAGGCAAAGGTAAGGAGTTGTACAACCTTAAAGATGACCCTAATGAGGATAATAATTTAGTTTCCCGTATTAATGAGTTCCCGGCTGCAGCAGCATTGTCTGATTCTCTGGATAAATTTATGGCAAATGAAGAAAAAGCAAACATTGAGCATCAACAGAATATTCAGGGCGAAACAGTTGAAAAGCTGAAGTCACTCGGTTACCTGCAATAA
- a CDS encoding NADH:flavin oxidoreductase translates to MSKLFEEGIIGGCIVKNRIVRSATEEYMAHPDGSMREECFGFFEKLAAGGCGAIVLGHAFVFTAGRCHPRMKGVHDDRMVESFAGIKECIKNIDKRIMVIGQINHGGRLSDPEITEPVAPSAVRPRGMKTVPREMTPDEIKDTINKFADAALRVKKAGLDGVQLHAAHGYLVSQFMSPYTNRRTDEWGGDTASRLKFPREIIRKIIEYVGSDFPLMVKINIADFVPGGLEPAEGLEMVSALVDEGICAVEPSCAIAETKTINGAARPGITDSKKEAYLLPYADALKKNTGVTVIAIGGMRSRTVMERVLEQGSVDYISMSRPLIREPDLPQKIRDGKERADCVSCNSCFQPGDKGVRCVFVNGGEK, encoded by the coding sequence ATGTCTAAATTGTTCGAAGAAGGGATCATAGGTGGCTGCATAGTCAAGAACCGCATTGTCCGTTCGGCAACAGAAGAATATATGGCTCACCCTGACGGCAGTATGCGAGAGGAATGCTTCGGTTTTTTTGAAAAGCTTGCAGCCGGCGGATGCGGTGCCATTGTTTTAGGACATGCCTTTGTCTTCACTGCCGGAAGATGCCATCCGCGCATGAAGGGCGTCCATGATGATAGAATGGTTGAGAGCTTTGCTGGAATAAAGGAATGTATAAAGAATATAGATAAACGGATTATGGTTATAGGGCAGATAAATCACGGAGGCAGGCTCTCAGACCCTGAGATAACGGAACCTGTTGCTCCTTCGGCTGTACGGCCAAGGGGGATGAAAACAGTGCCCCGTGAAATGACGCCTGATGAAATAAAAGATACAATAAATAAATTTGCCGACGCTGCTTTAAGGGTAAAAAAAGCAGGGCTTGACGGTGTACAGCTCCATGCTGCTCATGGATATCTGGTAAGCCAGTTTATGTCCCCTTATACAAACAGAAGAACTGATGAATGGGGCGGAGACACTGCCTCGCGTTTGAAGTTTCCCCGGGAGATAATCAGAAAAATCATAGAATATGTCGGGAGCGATTTCCCATTGATGGTGAAGATTAATATTGCGGATTTTGTACCGGGAGGACTCGAACCTGCAGAGGGGCTGGAAATGGTTTCGGCATTGGTTGATGAAGGGATATGTGCTGTAGAGCCTAGCTGCGCAATAGCGGAGACAAAAACGATAAATGGCGCAGCTAGACCCGGGATTACTGACAGCAAAAAAGAAGCTTATCTGTTGCCCTATGCTGATGCTTTGAAAAAAAATACAGGAGTAACTGTAATCGCAATCGGCGGGATGCGTTCTCGCACTGTTATGGAGAGGGTATTGGAGCAGGGGAGTGTAGATTATATCTCAATGAGCAGGCCTCTTATCAGGGAGCCTGATTTGCCTCAAAAAATCAGAGACGGAAAGGAACGGGCCGATTGTGTTTCCTGCAACAGCTGTTTTCAACCCGGAGATAAAGGAGTAAGATGTGTTTTTGTTAATGGAGGTGAAAAATGA
- the rnhA gene encoding ribonuclease HI: protein MTNYNIYCDGACSGNPGPGGYGVIIDCGKSRKKYSDGERHTTNNRMELKAAIDGISRIKDHSNITVHTDSQYLVLGMTSWISGWIKKGWKNSQKEDVKNRDLWEELLSLSKKHNIKWQWLKGHSGHPENEECDRMAREMIKKIMED, encoded by the coding sequence ATGACAAACTATAATATATACTGCGATGGAGCGTGCAGCGGAAACCCCGGACCCGGAGGCTACGGAGTCATCATCGACTGCGGCAAATCGAGAAAAAAATACTCCGATGGGGAAAGACATACCACCAACAACAGGATGGAGCTCAAGGCCGCCATTGACGGCATATCAAGGATAAAAGACCATTCAAACATCACAGTTCATACCGACTCCCAGTACCTTGTGCTTGGCATGACATCATGGATATCAGGCTGGATAAAAAAAGGATGGAAAAACTCGCAGAAGGAAGATGTAAAAAACCGCGACCTCTGGGAGGAGCTGCTATCACTGTCAAAAAAGCATAACATAAAATGGCAGTGGCTGAAGGGACATTCAGGGCATCCAGAAAATGAAGAGTGCGACAGGATGGCAAGAGAGATGATTAAAAAAATAATGGAGGATTAA
- a CDS encoding MBL fold metallo-hydrolase, giving the protein MIFKQIPIGSMANFAYIFGCDKTGDGALVDPAFDINKLLAESKKAGLTIRYIFTTHTHFDHIGGHGEIISQTAAKAVVHKLESSALKKKGISNIIEVEDNDIIQVGNIEAKIIHTPGHTPGGICILLNNEKLITGDTLFIGDCGRTDLAGGSSRQLYESIEKKIKTLHDSIEIYPGHGYGRKNYSTVREQKKSNPALMCKSLEEFEALP; this is encoded by the coding sequence ATGATCTTCAAACAAATCCCAATAGGTTCCATGGCAAATTTTGCCTATATCTTCGGATGCGATAAAACAGGAGATGGAGCACTGGTAGACCCTGCCTTCGATATTAATAAATTGCTCGCTGAATCAAAAAAGGCTGGCTTGACTATCAGATATATCTTCACAACTCACACCCATTTCGACCACATCGGAGGGCACGGAGAAATAATTTCTCAAACCGCTGCAAAGGCCGTTGTACATAAACTTGAAAGCAGTGCGCTTAAGAAAAAAGGGATTTCAAATATCATCGAAGTTGAAGACAACGACATAATACAGGTGGGAAATATTGAGGCAAAGATAATTCATACACCAGGCCACACTCCCGGAGGAATATGTATACTGCTCAACAATGAGAAACTGATTACAGGGGATACCCTGTTTATAGGTGACTGCGGGAGGACTGATCTTGCAGGTGGAAGCTCCAGACAGCTTTACGAAAGCATAGAGAAAAAGATCAAGACACTTCACGATTCAATAGAGATATATCCGGGACATGGCTACGGAAGAAAGAACTATTCCACTGTCAGGGAACAAAAGAAGAGCAACCCTGCGCTTATGTGCAAGTCATTGGAAGAATTCGAAGCACTGCCGTAA